Proteins from a single region of Companilactobacillus farciminis KCTC 3681 = DSM 20184:
- the pth gene encoding aminoacyl-tRNA hydrolase: protein MKLIVGLGNPGKKYDRTKHNMGFMTIDRLMDEYGQTQMKKDFEAEYCKFKVDGETVFLVKPLTFMNESGRAVKFLMGYYQIRTDELMVIQDDLDMPIGKVRLRTKGSAGGHNGIKSIISAVGTKDFDRIKIGIQHPDKQTVVNWVLTPFSKDQEPVALSGIDKAVDMVKDWVSGSTADQLMNKYN, encoded by the coding sequence ATGAAACTAATTGTTGGCTTAGGTAATCCAGGTAAGAAATACGATCGTACAAAGCATAATATGGGTTTTATGACCATCGATAGATTGATGGATGAATACGGTCAAACACAAATGAAAAAAGATTTTGAAGCAGAATACTGCAAATTTAAAGTTGATGGCGAGACAGTTTTCCTTGTTAAACCTTTAACTTTTATGAATGAATCAGGTAGAGCGGTGAAGTTTTTGATGGGCTACTACCAAATTAGAACTGATGAATTGATGGTTATTCAAGATGACCTTGATATGCCAATCGGTAAAGTTCGTTTAAGAACGAAGGGTTCTGCTGGTGGTCATAATGGTATTAAGAGTATAATTTCAGCTGTAGGTACCAAAGACTTCGATCGCATTAAAATTGGTATACAACATCCTGATAAACAAACTGTCGTCAACTGGGTTTTGACACCATTTTCTAAGGATCAAGAGCCAGTAGCTTTGTCTGGAATCGATAAAGCCGTTGACATGGTTAAGGATTGGGTCAGTGGCAGTACTGCTGATCAATTAATGAATAAATACAATTAG
- the mfd gene encoding transcription-repair coupling factor gives MNLINFITNKLDLGEFINQVKPETKNVLTGLTGSTISLFALEALRKTGKKLLIVENTNFHANKVYDDLNLLDSDIVHIFPVEESISTEIATSSPDELSQRIDSLSFLISDEPGILVTSVSGLEYELSKPELFKSAQLKIKVDEEYDLEDLNQEFVQMGYVKEKLVAKPGDFAIRGDIVDIYPLTVDNPVRIDFFGNQVEKIKYFDTETQRSMDTLETITVLPAKDRIVTDEQVIKALDKLQKSYQKQLESTDDKDIKDNLEISFGQTIAELSEGMRPENIGRIADYIFDQPDSLLDYLSADDLVIFDEYNRLIEQSNDNRAENESWLASQLEYGKALPEQKIRQDFVENIKSDLHGQVYLSAFQQGMGRMRLNQLQDVSVRSMQQFFSQMPLLKSEVERWQKQEYTVILAISNEKRIDAINNTLTDFGIKATLTTEDKVIADQTQIMNASLSSGFEMPEEKLAVITEKELFNRQPKKRRHQTLANAERLKSYNELKPGDYVVHVNHGIGKFIGMQTMEVDGKHQDYITIEYRDDGRLFIPVTQLDMVQKYVSAEGKSPKINKLGGNEWQKTKRKVQSNIEDIADDLIDLYAKREAEKGFAFPKDDSMQHDFDNAFPYPETPDQLRSIDEIKRDMEKPHPMDRLLVGDVGFGKTEVALRAAFKAVEAGKQVVFLAPTTLLVQQHYETMKERFEGFPVNIGILSRFQTRKQSKETIEQLADGQLDIVVGTHRLLSKDVKFSDIGLLIIDEEQRFGVKHKEKIKQLKANVDVLTLTATPIPRTLNMSMLGVRDLSLIETAPSNRYPVQTYVMEQNYEVIAGAIKREMARGGQVFYLHNRVEDMDQVAEQLQALVPDARIATAHGRMNETQMEGVIADYLNGEYDVLVTTTIIETGVDMPNTNTLIVENADRYGLSQLYQIRGRVGRSSRVAYAYLMYRPNKVLTEVGEQRLEAIKNFTELGSGFKIAMRDLSIRGAGNLLGKQQHGFIDSVGFDLYTQMLNDAVAKKRGHTKAEKTNSEVNLSLEAYLPNDYISDQRQKVELYKRIRQIDSLENYQEVKSELLDRFGKYPQEVANLLDISLLKNSFDESLVKSAIMRDGFITIKFDKKANDYLTGDLVFKFLSNTTMKAKVSDKNDEFKMTLDSKSVDKSEWFQQLETFAQKMAEGFDKLKKEKIKN, from the coding sequence TTGAATTTAATAAATTTCATAACGAATAAGCTCGACCTTGGGGAATTTATTAATCAAGTTAAGCCAGAGACCAAAAACGTCTTAACTGGCTTGACGGGATCAACAATTTCCCTTTTTGCATTGGAAGCATTAAGGAAAACGGGTAAGAAATTATTGATCGTGGAAAATACTAATTTCCATGCCAATAAAGTTTATGATGATTTGAATTTGTTAGACAGCGATATTGTCCACATCTTTCCAGTTGAAGAGTCAATTTCCACTGAAATAGCTACTAGTTCACCTGATGAATTGAGCCAAAGAATCGATTCTTTGAGTTTTTTGATCAGCGATGAGCCAGGAATCCTTGTGACATCAGTATCCGGATTAGAATATGAATTATCAAAACCAGAATTATTCAAGTCAGCTCAATTAAAGATTAAAGTTGATGAAGAATATGATTTGGAAGATTTGAATCAAGAATTCGTCCAAATGGGCTACGTTAAAGAAAAATTGGTCGCTAAACCTGGGGATTTTGCCATCCGTGGGGACATCGTCGATATTTATCCTTTAACGGTCGATAATCCAGTACGAATTGATTTCTTCGGTAATCAAGTAGAAAAGATTAAGTATTTCGATACTGAAACGCAACGCAGTATGGATACGTTAGAAACAATAACAGTATTGCCAGCTAAGGATCGAATCGTGACTGATGAACAAGTCATTAAGGCCTTAGATAAATTGCAAAAGAGTTATCAAAAGCAGCTGGAATCAACTGACGATAAAGATATCAAAGATAATTTGGAGATTTCTTTTGGACAGACAATTGCTGAATTGTCAGAAGGAATGCGTCCAGAAAATATCGGCCGAATTGCTGATTATATTTTTGACCAACCAGATAGCTTATTGGATTATTTATCGGCTGATGATTTAGTGATTTTTGATGAATACAATCGTTTGATTGAACAATCCAATGATAATCGGGCCGAAAATGAATCTTGGTTAGCTAGTCAATTGGAATACGGCAAGGCTTTGCCAGAACAAAAAATTCGTCAAGATTTTGTGGAGAACATTAAGAGCGATTTGCATGGACAAGTGTATTTGTCAGCCTTTCAACAAGGAATGGGCCGAATGCGCTTGAATCAATTGCAAGATGTCTCTGTACGTTCGATGCAACAATTCTTCAGTCAAATGCCACTCTTAAAATCCGAAGTAGAGCGTTGGCAAAAGCAAGAATATACAGTGATTTTAGCTATCAGCAATGAGAAAAGAATCGATGCTATCAACAATACTTTGACTGATTTTGGTATCAAAGCTACTTTGACGACTGAAGACAAAGTGATTGCTGATCAAACGCAAATTATGAATGCTAGTTTGAGCTCTGGTTTTGAAATGCCGGAAGAAAAATTGGCTGTAATTACAGAAAAGGAGCTTTTCAATCGTCAACCTAAGAAACGTCGTCACCAAACTTTGGCGAATGCGGAGAGATTGAAGAGTTATAACGAATTAAAACCAGGCGACTATGTTGTCCACGTCAACCATGGTATTGGTAAGTTTATCGGTATGCAGACGATGGAAGTTGACGGCAAGCATCAAGATTACATTACAATCGAATATCGCGATGATGGTCGTCTGTTCATTCCCGTTACGCAGTTGGACATGGTACAAAAGTACGTTTCTGCTGAAGGTAAATCACCAAAAATCAATAAATTAGGTGGTAACGAGTGGCAAAAGACTAAGCGCAAAGTTCAGTCCAATATTGAAGATATCGCTGATGATTTGATTGACTTGTATGCCAAACGTGAAGCTGAAAAAGGATTTGCCTTTCCAAAAGACGATTCAATGCAACACGATTTCGACAATGCCTTTCCTTATCCAGAAACGCCAGATCAATTGCGCTCAATCGATGAAATCAAACGTGATATGGAAAAACCTCATCCAATGGATCGTTTATTAGTTGGGGATGTTGGTTTTGGTAAGACTGAAGTCGCTTTGAGAGCTGCTTTTAAAGCCGTTGAAGCAGGTAAGCAAGTTGTTTTCTTAGCACCAACGACCTTGTTAGTTCAACAACATTACGAAACTATGAAAGAACGTTTTGAAGGCTTTCCTGTCAATATCGGTATTTTGTCACGTTTCCAAACTAGAAAGCAAAGTAAGGAAACAATCGAACAATTAGCCGATGGTCAATTAGATATCGTCGTTGGAACTCATCGCTTGTTGTCAAAGGATGTTAAGTTCAGCGATATCGGTCTCTTGATCATTGATGAGGAACAACGTTTTGGCGTTAAGCACAAGGAAAAAATCAAACAACTAAAAGCTAATGTGGATGTCTTGACTTTGACCGCCACACCAATTCCCAGAACTTTGAATATGTCAATGCTAGGCGTACGTGATCTTTCCTTGATTGAGACGGCTCCTAGCAATCGTTATCCAGTCCAAACTTATGTGATGGAACAAAATTACGAAGTTATTGCTGGTGCTATCAAACGAGAGATGGCTCGTGGTGGACAAGTCTTTTATTTGCACAATCGAGTCGAAGATATGGATCAAGTCGCTGAACAACTACAAGCTCTAGTGCCTGACGCAAGAATTGCAACTGCTCATGGACGAATGAACGAAACTCAGATGGAAGGCGTAATTGCTGACTATTTGAATGGTGAATATGATGTTTTGGTAACGACGACTATCATCGAAACGGGTGTCGATATGCCTAATACCAACACTTTGATCGTTGAAAATGCGGACCGTTACGGTTTGTCACAGCTTTATCAAATCAGAGGTCGAGTGGGTCGTTCGAGTCGAGTCGCCTATGCCTATTTGATGTATCGTCCAAATAAGGTTTTGACAGAAGTCGGTGAACAACGTCTGGAAGCTATCAAGAACTTTACGGAATTAGGTTCTGGATTCAAGATAGCGATGCGTGATTTGTCCATTCGTGGAGCTGGTAATTTGTTAGGTAAACAACAGCACGGTTTCATTGATTCGGTTGGATTTGACTTATATACGCAAATGCTAAATGATGCCGTTGCCAAAAAACGTGGACATACAAAAGCTGAGAAGACTAACTCAGAAGTTAATTTGTCCTTGGAAGCTTATTTACCAAATGACTACATCAGTGATCAACGTCAAAAGGTTGAATTGTACAAACGAATTAGACAGATTGATTCTTTGGAAAATTATCAAGAAGTTAAGTCAGAATTATTGGACCGTTTTGGTAAATATCCACAAGAAGTCGCTAATTTGTTAGATATTAGTTTGCTAAAGAATTCATTCGATGAGTCATTAGTTAAGAGTGCCATTATGAGAGACGGCTTTATTACGATTAAATTCGATAAAAAGGCTAACGATTATCTGACTGGAGATTTAGTCTTTAAGTTCTTGAGCAACACAACGATGAAGGCTAAAGTCAGCGATAAGAATGATGAATTTAAAATGACTTTAGATTCAAAGAGTGTCGATAAGTCTGAATGGTTCCAACAACTTGAAACTTTTGCCCAAAAGATGGCTGAAGGTTTTGATAAATTAAAGAAAGAAAAAATTAAAAATTAA
- the cbpA gene encoding cyclic di-AMP binding protein CbpA, translating to MLVKSLVLKKDKLTTVKETVTLEEALKVLEDSGYRCVPILDESGQIFRGNIYKMHIYRHKSRGGDMNLPVTTLMKNATKTISVDSPFFKVFFNIKDLPYIAVLDENNLFYGILTHSRLLSMLSDAWNLDISSYVLTVSSSGDRGDLEKMSKIFAKYVSVAACMTLDAKSNEVVRRTLFTLPSGTDIETLKEIIKRLEKKSFVVSEIDDLKSGKILDKNTL from the coding sequence ATGTTAGTTAAATCACTTGTACTAAAGAAAGATAAGCTTACTACTGTCAAAGAAACAGTTACACTTGAAGAAGCCTTGAAGGTCCTAGAAGACTCAGGTTACCGTTGTGTGCCAATTTTGGATGAGAGTGGACAAATATTTAGGGGGAATATTTACAAGATGCACATCTATCGTCACAAGTCACGTGGTGGCGACATGAACTTGCCTGTAACTACCTTGATGAAAAATGCTACTAAGACTATCAGCGTGGATTCACCATTCTTCAAAGTCTTCTTCAACATCAAGGATCTTCCTTACATCGCCGTTCTAGATGAAAACAATCTCTTCTACGGTATTCTAACTCACTCAAGACTCTTGAGTATGTTGTCAGATGCTTGGAACCTTGATATCAGTAGTTACGTTCTAACTGTCAGTTCCTCTGGCGACCGTGGCGATCTTGAAAAGATGTCTAAAATTTTTGCTAAATATGTTTCGGTGGCTGCTTGCATGACTTTGGATGCCAAATCAAATGAAGTAGTCCGCAGAACCCTCTTCACATTGCCATCTGGAACTGATATTGAAACATTAAAAGAAATTATTAAACGCCTCGAAAAGAAGAGTTTTGTTGTTTCTGAAATCGATGATTTAAAATCAGGTAAAATTCTCGACAAAAATACATTATAA
- a CDS encoding RNA-binding S4 domain-containing protein → MRLDKFLKVSRIIKRRTVAKEFADNGRATIDGRVAKSSTDVAVGDVLELHFGERTMKIRVLNTKDTTKKNESADMYEEV, encoded by the coding sequence ATGAGACTAGATAAGTTTTTAAAAGTAAGTCGTATTATTAAGAGAAGAACTGTAGCTAAGGAGTTTGCTGACAACGGTCGTGCTACTATCGATGGACGTGTCGCCAAATCGTCTACTGACGTTGCAGTTGGAGATGTATTAGAATTACACTTCGGAGAAAGAACTATGAAGATTAGAGTTCTTAACACTAAAGATACAACCAAGAAAAATGAATCAGCTGATATGTACGAAGAAGTCTAA
- a CDS encoding putative polysaccharide biosynthesis protein — protein sequence MQKEVSRAIKGTWILTIASLFSELLSAIYRIPLQNIVGDRGYFIYQQVYPIYGIFSVLALSGLPVVISKAFAQQDSLAAKHNLLKKTFVILSVSCVVITGLLWMSSRYLAFLMGDPQLYLEVRMVALTFLLVPFEASLRGYFQSDLLMTPSAISQVSEQFLRIVVIITSAVLFGHGILNVYQMGSIANAGAFIGGILAVVILLKTFQKHHQIEEVASDGKIKLEHGLALEVLLIVVFTGITIFYQFIDSFSMLRLLMHSGISLTQAEIQKGIFDRGQPLLQLGIVISLSFVSTIMPQLKETNKVKQNQSTIQKMVRVCLWLSVAETAGLIALMPQINTMLFTDMNGSKTLSIYMLSILIVSLINLLIAITSSDDEKNLHKLVLFGMSLVAKAALNVILIPKYGIAGGAMATVLSECVILFGILIIYGFNREFLSLDKQFIFNLIRAGLVMAIIVKIVVSLFAVGTTMTRGHSVILNIIAIPIGALVYLKLSKRWRMLTKEEWEILPMGKYLTKFMKIED from the coding sequence ATGCAAAAAGAAGTGTCTAGGGCTATTAAGGGGACCTGGATTCTGACTATTGCCTCATTGTTCTCTGAATTATTGAGTGCCATTTATCGGATTCCATTGCAAAACATTGTTGGGGATCGTGGTTATTTTATTTATCAACAAGTTTATCCAATTTACGGGATATTCTCGGTTTTAGCTTTGTCTGGTTTGCCAGTGGTGATTTCGAAGGCTTTTGCACAACAAGATTCCCTGGCTGCTAAGCACAATTTATTGAAAAAAACCTTTGTGATTTTATCGGTGAGTTGTGTCGTCATCACGGGATTGTTGTGGATGTCGTCACGATATTTAGCTTTCTTGATGGGAGATCCACAACTCTACTTAGAAGTTAGAATGGTCGCTTTGACATTTTTATTAGTGCCTTTTGAAGCTAGTTTACGTGGATATTTCCAAAGTGATCTATTGATGACACCGAGTGCTATTTCACAAGTTAGTGAACAATTCTTGCGGATCGTGGTTATTATTACGAGTGCTGTTTTGTTCGGACATGGTATCTTGAACGTTTACCAAATGGGTTCAATTGCTAATGCCGGTGCTTTTATCGGTGGGATTTTGGCAGTGGTTATCTTGTTGAAAACTTTTCAAAAGCACCACCAGATTGAAGAAGTTGCCAGTGATGGAAAAATCAAACTGGAGCATGGATTGGCATTAGAAGTGTTGTTGATCGTCGTCTTTACAGGAATTACGATTTTTTATCAATTCATCGATTCCTTCTCAATGCTGCGTTTATTGATGCATTCAGGGATTTCTCTGACGCAAGCAGAAATTCAAAAAGGAATCTTTGATCGTGGACAGCCGCTTTTACAGTTGGGTATCGTTATCTCACTGTCGTTTGTGTCTACGATCATGCCACAGTTAAAAGAGACTAATAAGGTAAAACAAAATCAATCAACGATTCAAAAGATGGTTCGAGTCTGTCTGTGGCTGTCAGTGGCAGAAACTGCTGGATTGATTGCTTTGATGCCACAGATTAACACGATGCTATTTACTGATATGAATGGTTCAAAGACTTTGAGCATTTATATGTTATCGATTTTGATCGTATCGTTGATCAATTTATTGATTGCTATTACTAGTAGCGATGATGAAAAAAACCTTCACAAGCTGGTACTGTTTGGGATGTCGTTAGTGGCTAAAGCTGCTTTGAACGTTATTTTGATTCCTAAATACGGTATTGCTGGTGGAGCGATGGCTACTGTCTTGAGTGAATGTGTTATTTTGTTTGGAATCCTAATTATTTATGGTTTTAATCGTGAATTTTTATCGTTAGACAAGCAATTTATTTTTAACTTGATCAGAGCGGGACTAGTAATGGCCATTATCGTCAAAATTGTCGTCAGCTTATTTGCTGTTGGAACAACGATGACGAGAGGTCATAGCGTGATTTTAAATATTATTGCTATTCCTATTGGAGCGTTGGTTTATTTGAAACTATCCAAACGTTGGCGGATGCTGACCAAAGAAGAATGGGAAATTTTACCAATGGGTAAATATCTCACTAAATTTATGAAAATTGAGGATTAA
- a CDS encoding L-lactate dehydrogenase: MTTPTNEKNHQKVLLVGDGAVGSTFAYAMTLQGIAQELVICDIAKDKIKGDAMDLADAIPFSYPKNIHAGEYSDAKDADIVVITAGAPQKPGETRLDLVNKNLNILKTIVDPIVESGFNGIFVVAANPVDILTYATWKLSGFPKERVIGSGTSLDTARLQKFVGEELNVDPRSVNGYIMGEHGDSEFAAWSHLTVGGVTMAEWMEKHPEITKDTLDKIYKKTVNAAYDIINTKGATFYGIGTALARICKALLADESTVLPLSNMMTGQYGVSDIYIGSPAIINRKGLQQIIEVPLNDEESAQMKKSAAELEKILKDGFEATGIEGRQ, translated from the coding sequence ATGACAACTCCAACAAACGAAAAGAACCATCAAAAAGTACTTCTAGTTGGTGACGGTGCCGTAGGTTCAACATTTGCTTACGCCATGACACTTCAAGGTATTGCACAAGAACTTGTTATCTGTGATATCGCTAAAGATAAGATCAAGGGTGATGCAATGGATCTTGCTGATGCAATTCCATTCTCATATCCAAAGAACATTCACGCTGGTGAATATTCAGATGCTAAGGATGCTGATATCGTAGTTATCACAGCCGGCGCTCCACAAAAACCAGGTGAAACAAGACTTGACCTAGTTAACAAGAACTTGAACATCTTGAAGACTATCGTTGATCCTATCGTTGAATCAGGATTCAATGGTATCTTCGTAGTTGCTGCTAACCCTGTTGATATCTTGACATACGCTACTTGGAAACTTTCAGGCTTCCCTAAGGAACGTGTAATTGGTTCAGGTACATCACTAGATACTGCTAGACTACAAAAATTCGTTGGTGAAGAATTAAACGTTGACCCTCGTTCAGTTAATGGTTACATCATGGGTGAACACGGTGATTCAGAATTCGCTGCATGGTCACACTTAACTGTTGGTGGCGTTACAATGGCAGAATGGATGGAAAAACACCCAGAAATCACAAAAGATACTCTAGACAAGATCTACAAGAAGACTGTTAACGCAGCTTACGACATTATCAATACTAAGGGTGCTACATTCTATGGTATCGGTACTGCTCTTGCTAGAATCTGTAAAGCATTGCTTGCTGACGAAAGCACAGTATTGCCATTATCAAACATGATGACTGGTCAATACGGCGTTTCAGACATTTACATTGGTTCACCTGCAATCATCAACCGTAAAGGTCTACAACAAATCATCGAAGTTCCATTGAACGATGAAGAATCAGCACAAATGAAGAAATCAGCTGCAGAACTTGAAAAGATCCTTAAGGATGGATTCGAAGCAACTGGTATCGAAGGTCGTCAATAA